The following are encoded in a window of Deinococcus budaensis genomic DNA:
- the zapE gene encoding cell division protein ZapE, translating into MIDLLSRKPGLSPEDLTADLAPSARFQGVRFETYRPNPDFASQQEARASLQAFLKGAQVRPGGFRLFRRAKPEGRGLYLDGGFGVGKTHLLASTYHAAEGRRALMSFQDLMYAIGALGMTRAVEAFRGHDLLLIDEFELDDPGNTHMANTFLGQLMPGGTSVVATSNTEPGALGQGRFNASDFQRQIQGIAERFETRRIDGPDYRQRGTVPDQPLTPAEFQVWRARQPEASLAALTHRDLGRLLLEVHPSRFARLLSGVQALAVTDLAPMPDQNVALRFVHFVDKLYDLGVRAAFTGAPLGSLFSETYRHGAYAKKYSRCLSRLSELLREARAGL; encoded by the coding sequence GTGATCGACCTGCTCTCCCGCAAGCCTGGCCTCTCCCCCGAGGACCTCACGGCGGACCTCGCCCCCAGCGCCCGCTTTCAGGGGGTGCGCTTCGAGACCTACCGCCCCAACCCCGACTTTGCCAGCCAGCAGGAGGCGCGGGCCAGTCTCCAGGCTTTTCTGAAGGGCGCGCAGGTGCGGCCCGGGGGCTTCCGGCTCTTTCGCCGCGCCAAGCCCGAGGGCCGGGGCCTGTACCTCGACGGCGGTTTCGGGGTGGGCAAGACGCACCTGCTCGCCAGCACCTACCACGCGGCGGAGGGCCGGCGCGCCCTGATGAGCTTTCAGGACCTGATGTACGCCATCGGGGCGCTGGGCATGACCCGGGCCGTGGAGGCCTTCCGGGGCCACGACCTGCTCCTGATCGACGAATTTGAACTCGACGACCCCGGCAACACCCACATGGCGAACACCTTCCTGGGGCAGCTGATGCCCGGCGGCACCAGCGTGGTCGCCACCTCCAACACCGAACCCGGCGCGCTGGGGCAGGGGCGGTTCAACGCCTCGGACTTTCAGCGCCAGATTCAGGGCATCGCCGAGCGCTTCGAGACCCGGCGCATCGACGGCCCCGACTACCGCCAGCGCGGCACGGTGCCGGACCAGCCGCTCACGCCCGCCGAGTTTCAGGTGTGGCGGGCGCGGCAGCCCGAGGCCTCGCTGGCCGCCCTGACCCACCGTGACCTGGGCCGCCTGCTGCTGGAGGTGCATCCCAGCCGCTTCGCCCGCCTGCTGAGCGGGGTGCAGGCCCTGGCCGTGACCGACCTCGCCCCGATGCCCGACCAGAACGTCGCCCTGCGCTTCGTGCATTTTGTGGACAAGCTCTACGACCTCGGCGTGCGCGCGGCCTTTACCGGGGCGCCGCTGGGCAGCCTCTTCAGCGAGACCTACCGCCACGGCGCCTACGCCAAGAAGTACAGCCGCTGCCTCAGCCGCCTCTCGGAGCTGCTGCGGGAAGCGCGGGCGGGGCTGTAA
- a CDS encoding DNA-binding protein has product MSQSKADLSIPRAVQDNACEGLRLREEHGFGGTEVGEHMAEQLAAGGALSEEEVRHVAQYFPRHAHDNLGQTGEGGDKPSRGYIAWLLWGGDEGRAWSEKAVAALDGEE; this is encoded by the coding sequence ATGAGCCAGAGCAAAGCAGACCTGTCCATCCCCCGCGCCGTGCAGGACAACGCCTGCGAGGGCCTGCGCCTGCGGGAGGAACACGGCTTCGGCGGCACCGAGGTCGGGGAACATATGGCCGAGCAGCTCGCGGCGGGCGGCGCGCTGAGCGAGGAAGAGGTGCGCCACGTCGCCCAGTACTTCCCCCGGCACGCCCACGACAACCTCGGTCAGACGGGCGAAGGCGGCGACAAGCCGTCGCGCGGATACATCGCCTGGCTGCTGTGGGGCGGCGACGAGGGCCGCGCCTGGAGCGAGAAGGCGGTCGCCGCGCTGGACGGGGAGGAGTAG
- the rfbD gene encoding dTDP-4-dehydrorhamnose reductase: MENLKLWVGVEPTVSRVGDQTLDQLSLSGFDHRLDDLDRLASLGASAVRFPLLWEKTAPQGPQRADWRWADARLSRLAERGVAPIVGLVHHGSGPRHTHLLDPAFARGAAAYARAVAERYPQVQMYTPVNEPLTTARFSALYGHWYPHARDERSFWQALKHQLRATVLAMQEIRRVNPQAQLVQTEDLGHVASTPALREQADFENERRWLSFDLLLGRVGPQHPMWSYLRWIGATEREILWFAEHPCPPGVLGLNVYVTSERFLDERLHRYPPHTHGGNGRQAYADVEAVRVRGEGVGGPGERLREAHARYGLPLAITEVHLGCTREEQLRWLAEAWQQAEQVRREGADVRAVTAWAALGAFEWNSLLTRRDGHYESGLWDVRGGSQPRPTALAGLARELAHGRAPSHPVLEGPGWWRRAERLTFPAVGRVRAERPAGRPLLITGATGTLGRAFARACEGRGLPFRLLTRHDLDIADPGSVERALREHRPWGVVNAAGYVRVDDAEHDPRNDRENAHGPRLLAQACAQRGARLLTFSSDLVFDGQRSSAYVESDPPNPLNAYGRSKHAAEQGVLETLPDALVVRTSAFFGPWDPHNFAAHVRRELQAGRVLHAAHDQVVSPTYVPDLTHAALDLLIDGEGGLWHLANRGAVSWADFARQVAGAAGLDPERVEAVPTSALGLGAPRPAYSALTSERGLVMPDLDGALHRWHAHSEVQDRELLASD; encoded by the coding sequence ATGGAGAATTTGAAACTGTGGGTGGGCGTCGAGCCGACGGTCAGCCGCGTGGGCGACCAGACCCTCGATCAGCTGTCCTTGAGCGGCTTCGACCACCGTCTGGACGACCTCGACCGCCTGGCGTCGCTGGGCGCCTCGGCGGTGCGCTTTCCGCTGTTGTGGGAGAAAACCGCCCCGCAGGGACCCCAGCGGGCCGACTGGCGCTGGGCCGACGCGCGGCTCTCCCGGCTGGCAGAGCGGGGCGTGGCGCCGATTGTGGGCCTGGTCCACCACGGCTCCGGCCCGCGCCATACGCACCTGCTCGACCCCGCCTTTGCGCGGGGGGCCGCCGCCTACGCCCGGGCGGTGGCCGAGCGTTATCCGCAGGTGCAGATGTACACGCCCGTCAACGAGCCGCTGACGACCGCCCGCTTCTCGGCGCTCTACGGCCACTGGTACCCCCACGCCCGTGACGAGCGCAGCTTCTGGCAGGCGCTGAAGCACCAGCTCCGGGCCACCGTGCTGGCGATGCAGGAGATCCGGCGGGTCAACCCACAGGCCCAGCTGGTGCAGACCGAGGATCTGGGGCACGTGGCGAGCACCCCGGCGCTGCGCGAGCAGGCCGACTTCGAAAACGAGCGGCGCTGGCTGAGCTTCGACCTGCTGCTGGGACGGGTAGGCCCCCAGCATCCGATGTGGAGCTACCTGCGCTGGATCGGGGCCACCGAGCGCGAGATCCTGTGGTTCGCCGAGCACCCCTGCCCGCCGGGCGTGCTGGGCCTGAACGTGTACGTGACCAGTGAGCGCTTTCTGGACGAGCGGCTGCACCGCTACCCCCCGCACACCCACGGCGGCAACGGGCGGCAGGCCTACGCCGATGTCGAGGCCGTGCGGGTGCGCGGCGAGGGGGTCGGCGGCCCCGGCGAGCGGCTGCGCGAGGCCCACGCGCGCTACGGCCTGCCCCTGGCGATCACCGAAGTCCACCTGGGCTGCACCCGCGAGGAGCAGTTGCGCTGGCTGGCAGAAGCGTGGCAGCAGGCCGAGCAGGTCCGCCGGGAAGGCGCCGACGTGCGGGCCGTGACCGCCTGGGCCGCGCTGGGCGCCTTCGAGTGGAACAGCCTGCTGACCCGCCGCGACGGCCACTACGAGAGCGGCCTGTGGGACGTGCGCGGCGGTTCCCAGCCGCGCCCCACCGCCCTGGCCGGGCTGGCCCGCGAACTCGCCCACGGCCGGGCGCCCTCGCACCCGGTGCTGGAGGGTCCCGGTTGGTGGCGCCGCGCCGAGCGCCTGACCTTTCCCGCCGTCGGGCGGGTGCGGGCCGAACGCCCCGCTGGCCGTCCGCTGCTGATCACCGGCGCCACCGGCACGCTGGGCCGCGCCTTTGCCCGCGCCTGCGAGGGGCGCGGCCTGCCCTTCCGGCTCCTGACGCGCCACGACCTCGACATCGCGGACCCCGGGTCGGTCGAGCGGGCGCTGCGCGAGCACCGGCCCTGGGGGGTCGTGAACGCCGCCGGGTACGTCCGGGTGGACGACGCCGAGCACGACCCCCGCAACGACCGCGAGAACGCGCACGGTCCCCGGCTGCTCGCCCAGGCCTGCGCCCAGAGAGGCGCCCGCCTGCTGACCTTTTCCTCCGACCTGGTGTTCGACGGGCAAAGGAGCAGCGCCTACGTCGAGTCCGACCCGCCCAACCCCTTGAACGCCTATGGCCGCAGCAAACACGCCGCCGAGCAGGGGGTGCTGGAGACGCTCCCAGACGCCCTGGTCGTGCGGACCAGCGCCTTTTTCGGTCCCTGGGACCCCCACAACTTCGCCGCCCACGTCCGGCGCGAGCTGCAAGCGGGGCGGGTGCTGCACGCGGCGCACGATCAGGTCGTCTCCCCCACCTACGTGCCCGACCTGACCCACGCGGCCCTCGACCTCTTGATTGACGGCGAAGGCGGCCTGTGGCACCTGGCGAACCGGGGCGCCGTGAGCTGGGCCGACTTCGCGCGGCAGGTCGCCGGGGCCGCCGGGCTGGACCCGGAGCGGGTGGAGGCCGTGCCCACCTCGGCGCTGGGCCTCGGCGCCCCGCGTCCCGCCTACAGCGCCCTGACCAGCGAGCGCGGCCTGGTCATGCCCGACCTCGACGGCGCCCTGCACCGCTGGCACGCCCACAGCGAGGTGCAAGACCGCGAGCTGCTGGCCTCCGACTAG
- a CDS encoding endonuclease/exonuclease/phosphatase family protein — translation MATALAATLLAAWGAGFLHWRPQLAGAPAGGELRAVTFNVARGHLGTPEKVASALRAADADLLLLQETNFTRPGFGDELLARLPGYAVRRGHEVMTLSRLPVLGAVNHPAPGSRRTFLETRVRWQGRELRVVNAHLGTVLVSSALRGDLATLRRTRDVRAAQVARLADLAGRAPGPLLLGGDLNTPPRGQVFRQLRRAFGPGAHDLAGRGPGWTFSPLRLRIDHLLARGLTPTRAQVLPDAGSDHRPLLAGFRLADRDAASPASGSLWSGPLSSGPPSSGPR, via the coding sequence GTGGCGACCGCACTGGCCGCCACGCTGCTGGCGGCCTGGGGCGCGGGCTTCTTGCACTGGCGGCCCCAGCTGGCAGGAGCGCCGGCAGGCGGGGAGCTGCGGGCCGTGACCTTCAACGTGGCGCGCGGGCACCTGGGCACCCCGGAAAAGGTCGCCTCGGCCCTGCGGGCGGCCGACGCGGACCTGCTGCTGCTTCAGGAGACCAACTTTACGCGCCCCGGCTTCGGGGACGAGCTGCTCGCGCGCCTGCCCGGCTACGCGGTTCGCCGGGGCCACGAGGTGATGACCCTCTCGCGCCTGCCGGTGCTGGGCGCCGTCAACCACCCGGCGCCAGGAAGCCGCCGCACCTTTCTGGAAACGCGAGTGCGCTGGCAGGGCCGGGAGCTGCGGGTGGTCAACGCGCACCTGGGCACGGTGCTGGTGTCCAGCGCGCTGCGGGGCGACCTCGCCACCCTGCGCCGCACCCGGGACGTGCGCGCGGCCCAGGTCGCGCGTCTGGCCGACCTCGCCGGGAGGGCGCCGGGGCCGCTGCTGCTGGGGGGCGACCTCAACACGCCGCCGCGTGGGCAGGTCTTCCGGCAGCTGCGGCGGGCGTTCGGGCCAGGCGCGCACGATCTGGCCGGGCGCGGTCCCGGCTGGACCTTTTCCCCGCTGCGGCTGCGCATCGACCACCTGCTCGCCCGGGGCCTGACCCCCACCCGGGCGCAGGTGCTGCCGGACGCGGGCAGCGACCACCGCCCCCTGCTCGCCGGGTTCCGGCTGGCAGACCGGGACGCGGCGTCTCCCGCGTCTGGCTCACTCTGGTCTGGCCCCCTCTCGTCTGGCCCCCCCTCCTCTGGCCCGCGCTGA
- the plsY gene encoding glycerol-3-phosphate 1-O-acyltransferase PlsY, whose protein sequence is MILLTLLAVLLSYLLGSVPAAAWVARSRGVDIRQVGSGNSGATNVLRSLGRGPAVVVAAFDVLKGALAVGLARTVGLGPLEAGLCGVAAVVGHNFSPFLGWRGGKGVATTFGTLVALAPLVGLGMAVIGLLTVALTRLVSAGSILGAAAAVLVSAVSGQPLWLSALVAALAALLVWQHRENVTRLRAGNERRLGDKG, encoded by the coding sequence GTGATCCTGCTGACCCTGCTCGCCGTGCTGCTGTCGTACCTGCTGGGATCGGTGCCTGCCGCCGCCTGGGTCGCCCGCTCGCGCGGGGTGGACATCCGGCAGGTGGGCAGCGGCAACAGCGGGGCGACCAACGTGCTGCGCTCGCTGGGGCGCGGTCCCGCCGTGGTCGTGGCCGCGTTCGACGTGCTCAAGGGCGCGCTGGCGGTGGGGCTGGCGCGCACCGTGGGCCTGGGGCCGCTGGAAGCCGGACTGTGCGGCGTGGCGGCCGTGGTGGGGCACAACTTCAGCCCCTTTCTGGGCTGGCGCGGCGGCAAGGGCGTGGCGACCACCTTCGGGACCCTGGTGGCCCTGGCGCCGCTTGTCGGGCTGGGCATGGCGGTGATCGGCCTGCTGACCGTCGCCCTGACCCGGCTGGTGTCGGCCGGAAGCATCCTGGGGGCCGCCGCCGCCGTGCTGGTCTCGGCGGTCAGCGGGCAGCCGCTGTGGCTCAGCGCCCTGGTGGCGGCGCTGGCCGCGCTGCTGGTCTGGCAGCACCGCGAAAACGTCACGCGGCTGCGGGCGGGCAACGAGCGGCGGCTGGGCGACAAGGGCTAG
- a CDS encoding VOC family protein, with the protein MTVTLDHVAIATPDLETGSAPYLALGLTPEGPDEEVASQGVRVRAFEVGETLIELLAPTRPDSPIAAFLERRGPGLHHTAYQVADLDAEMARLGAAGARFLSQAPTPGRAGTRVAFLHPKWGAGTLIELVEHPAGEPGAGTEPESAAP; encoded by the coding sequence ATGACGGTCACGCTCGATCACGTCGCCATCGCCACGCCCGATCTGGAGACCGGCAGCGCGCCCTACCTCGCCCTGGGCCTCACGCCGGAGGGTCCCGACGAGGAGGTCGCCTCCCAGGGGGTGCGGGTGCGCGCCTTCGAGGTGGGGGAGACCCTGATCGAGCTGCTCGCGCCCACCCGGCCCGACAGTCCCATCGCCGCCTTTCTGGAGCGCCGGGGACCGGGCCTGCACCACACCGCCTACCAGGTGGCCGACCTGGACGCCGAGATGGCGCGGCTGGGCGCGGCGGGCGCGCGCTTTCTCTCGCAGGCGCCCACGCCGGGGCGGGCGGGCACCCGGGTCGCTTTCCTGCACCCCAAGTGGGGCGCGGGCACCCTGATCGAGCTGGTCGAGCACCCCGCCGGGGAGCCGGGCGCCGGGACGGAGCCGGAAAGCGCGGCGCCTTGA
- a CDS encoding VanZ family protein, giving the protein MGTVWWLSSGSDTPGPPLVHPLDWAAHFTAYAALGYSLGRATGNRGWALVLAAWFGALDEVHQAFVPGREAGITDWLFDLAGAWTGVWLAARSSAGAPDVAVLSDTRR; this is encoded by the coding sequence ATGGGCACGGTGTGGTGGCTGAGTTCGGGCAGTGACACGCCGGGGCCGCCGCTGGTGCATCCGCTGGACTGGGCGGCGCACTTCACGGCCTACGCGGCGCTGGGCTACAGCCTGGGCCGCGCCACCGGGAACCGGGGCTGGGCGCTGGTCCTCGCCGCGTGGTTCGGCGCCCTCGACGAGGTTCATCAGGCCTTCGTGCCGGGCCGCGAGGCGGGGATCACTGACTGGCTGTTCGATCTGGCGGGCGCCTGGACGGGGGTCTGGCTGGCCGCCCGGAGCAGCGCCGGGGCGCCGGATGTCGCAGTTCTGTCAGACACCCGCCGCTAG
- a CDS encoding AAA family ATPase: protein MTRAVPAAPPSSGTAAPLRPVLAALEEVILGKPVQLRLALACLLARGHLLIEDQPGVGKTTLAHALARTLGLGFRRVQFTADLLPADLLGVSIWDAAAATFRYQPGPIFSEVLLADEINRATPRTQGALLEAMEERTVSEGGVTRPLPDPFFVIATQNPAAFVGTSPLPEAQLDRFLLTVTLGYPDPRAERRLLETGGRTGTVRDLPAVLDAPGLLAAQREVDRVHAAPALLDYLQALARATRESPALAAGLSPRALLALLAAARAWAYLDGRGMVLPGDVQAVFPALSAHRLPLRDPARPGEDVFARLLADTPIP from the coding sequence ATGACCCGCGCCGTGCCCGCCGCCCCTCCCTCCTCCGGCACCGCGGCGCCGCTGCGGCCGGTTCTGGCCGCGCTGGAGGAGGTCATCCTGGGCAAGCCCGTGCAGTTGCGGCTGGCCCTAGCCTGCCTGCTGGCGCGCGGGCACCTGCTGATCGAGGACCAGCCGGGTGTCGGCAAGACCACCCTGGCGCACGCGCTGGCCCGCACGCTGGGCCTGGGCTTCCGGCGGGTGCAGTTCACCGCCGATCTGCTGCCCGCCGACCTGCTGGGCGTGAGCATCTGGGACGCCGCCGCCGCGACTTTCCGCTACCAGCCCGGCCCGATCTTCTCCGAGGTGCTGCTCGCCGACGAGATCAACCGGGCGACCCCCCGGACCCAGGGCGCGCTGCTCGAAGCGATGGAGGAACGCACCGTCAGCGAGGGCGGCGTGACCCGGCCCCTGCCCGACCCCTTTTTCGTGATCGCCACCCAGAACCCCGCCGCCTTCGTGGGCACGTCGCCGCTGCCCGAAGCCCAGCTCGACCGCTTCCTGCTCACGGTGACGCTGGGTTACCCCGACCCCCGCGCCGAGCGGCGGCTGCTGGAAACGGGCGGCCGCACGGGCACGGTGCGCGACCTGCCCGCCGTGCTGGACGCGCCCGGCCTGCTGGCCGCCCAGCGCGAGGTGGACCGGGTCCACGCGGCCCCCGCGCTGCTGGACTACCTGCAAGCGCTCGCCCGCGCCACCCGCGAGTCGCCTGCGCTGGCCGCCGGGCTGAGTCCGCGCGCCCTGCTCGCGCTGCTGGCTGCCGCGCGCGCCTGGGCGTACCTGGACGGGCGCGGCATGGTGCTGCCGGGGGACGTGCAGGCGGTCTTCCCGGCCCTGAGCGCCCACCGCCTGCCGCTGCGTGATCCCGCCCGGCCGGGAGAAGACGTGTTCGCCCGCCTGCTGGCCGACACGCCGATTCCCTAG